One Streptomyces sp. B21-105 genomic region harbors:
- a CDS encoding flavodoxin family protein codes for MPTLLIVHHTPSPHCQALFEAVVAGATAPEIEGVRVERRAALAATASDVLASDAFLLGTPANLGYMSGALKHFFDQIYYPCLDATQGRPFGYYVHGGNDVTGAVRGIEAVTTGLGWRRAAEPVTVTGEPDKAELAACWELGATVAAGLTA; via the coding sequence GTGCCCACCTTGCTGATCGTCCATCACACCCCGTCGCCGCACTGCCAGGCGCTTTTCGAAGCGGTGGTCGCGGGCGCGACGGCGCCCGAGATCGAGGGCGTCCGCGTCGAACGGCGAGCGGCCCTCGCCGCGACCGCCTCCGACGTCCTGGCCTCCGACGCCTTCCTGCTGGGCACCCCGGCCAACCTCGGCTACATGTCCGGGGCGCTCAAGCATTTCTTCGACCAGATCTACTACCCGTGCCTCGACGCCACCCAGGGCCGTCCCTTCGGCTACTACGTGCATGGCGGCAACGACGTGACCGGCGCGGTGCGCGGCATCGAGGCCGTCACCACGGGTCTGGGCTGGCGCCGGGCTGCCGAGCCGGTGACCGTCACCGGGGAACCGGACAAGGCGGAGCTGGCGGCCTGCTGGGAACTGGGCGCGACAGTGGCGGCCGGACTGACGGCGTGA